One Luteibacter aegosomaticola genomic window carries:
- a CDS encoding efflux RND transporter periplasmic adaptor subunit yields MNSNTELLRQLKIDKAHKEAPGGGPPWGRIATIGGVIVLLLAVGVGAWGFFARRPVDVQVATAVAPSTAATAGAVLQATGYVTARREATVSAQITGALTEVLIEEGDRVAKGQVLARLDDNALRAGLASAQASAQAAHATVAQNEAQLDQALRDATRQEALVGRGLVSKQIAEQTRTQANTYRAQLNTARRQAQSADAQVGVAQVNLDYTVVRAPFDGVITDKAAQVGEIVSPLSAGGGFTRTGVGTIVDMDSLEIDVDVNEAYIGRVQPAMAAEAVLDAYPDWRIPAHVIAIVPAADRGKATVKVRVALEQKDARIVPDMGVRVSFLERRGEAHADAPKGVMVPSSAIVQRDGHDVAFVVADEKARRHSVTLAPPVNNDMRLVTAGINAGDTVITAPADTVVDGTPVHINPSTP; encoded by the coding sequence ATGAATTCGAACACGGAACTGCTCCGGCAGCTGAAGATCGACAAGGCACATAAGGAGGCCCCAGGCGGCGGACCGCCGTGGGGGCGGATCGCTACCATCGGTGGCGTCATTGTCCTGCTGTTGGCCGTCGGCGTCGGGGCATGGGGGTTCTTCGCCCGCCGCCCGGTCGATGTGCAGGTGGCAACGGCCGTGGCGCCCAGCACCGCGGCCACGGCCGGGGCCGTGCTCCAGGCCACCGGGTATGTCACCGCGCGCCGCGAGGCCACCGTCTCGGCCCAGATCACCGGTGCATTGACCGAGGTGCTGATCGAGGAGGGCGACCGGGTGGCCAAGGGCCAGGTACTCGCGCGGCTCGATGACAATGCGCTGCGCGCCGGACTGGCTTCGGCGCAGGCGAGCGCACAGGCGGCCCACGCTACGGTGGCGCAGAACGAAGCCCAGCTCGACCAGGCGCTGCGTGACGCCACCCGCCAGGAAGCACTGGTGGGGCGTGGGCTGGTATCGAAGCAGATTGCCGAGCAGACCCGCACCCAGGCGAACACGTACCGGGCCCAGCTCAATACGGCACGTCGCCAGGCGCAGTCCGCGGATGCGCAGGTGGGTGTCGCGCAGGTCAATCTCGATTACACCGTGGTCCGCGCGCCCTTCGATGGTGTGATCACGGACAAGGCCGCGCAGGTGGGCGAGATTGTTTCGCCGCTCTCCGCTGGCGGTGGTTTCACCCGCACGGGCGTGGGCACGATCGTCGACATGGATTCGCTCGAGATCGACGTGGACGTCAACGAGGCCTACATCGGCCGCGTGCAGCCCGCGATGGCCGCGGAAGCCGTGCTCGATGCCTATCCTGACTGGCGCATTCCCGCACACGTGATCGCCATCGTCCCGGCAGCCGATCGCGGCAAGGCCACGGTGAAGGTGCGCGTGGCGCTTGAGCAGAAAGATGCGCGCATCGTGCCGGACATGGGCGTTCGCGTGTCCTTCCTGGAGCGGCGCGGTGAGGCGCACGCGGACGCGCCGAAGGGCGTCATGGTGCCGTCGAGCGCCATCGTGCAGCGCGATGGCCATGACGTCGCCTTCGTGGTTGCCGACGAAAAAGCGCGCCGCCATAGCGTCACGCTCGCACCGCCCGTGAACAACGACATGCGCCTCGTCACCGCAGGCATCAATGCCGGTGACACCGTGATTACCGCGCCCGCCGACACCGTCGTCGATGGCACCCCCGTCCATATCAACCCATCCACGCCCTGA
- a CDS encoding ABC transporter ATP-binding protein produces the protein MATLIDIQDLSKVYERGRQKVEVLHGVDLKIEEGDFLALMGPSGSGKTTLLNLIGGLDTPTGGSISVAGERIDTLGAGALARWRAAHVGFVFQFYNLMPMLTAQRNVELPLLLTKLSGKQRAQNAAIALQLVGLADRATHKPSELSGGQQQRVAIARAIVSDPTLLVCDEPTGDLDRQSAEDILGLLRELNREHGKTIVMVTHDPKAADYANHTLHLDKGSLVEQATA, from the coding sequence ATGGCTACCCTGATCGACATCCAGGATCTGTCCAAGGTGTATGAGCGCGGCCGGCAGAAGGTCGAAGTGCTGCACGGCGTGGATCTGAAAATCGAAGAAGGCGACTTCCTTGCCCTGATGGGGCCCTCGGGCTCCGGCAAGACGACCCTGCTCAACCTGATCGGCGGCCTCGATACGCCGACGGGCGGCAGCATCAGCGTGGCCGGCGAGCGTATCGATACGCTGGGTGCCGGGGCACTGGCTCGCTGGCGTGCCGCACACGTGGGCTTTGTGTTCCAGTTCTACAACCTCATGCCGATGCTCACCGCGCAGCGGAACGTGGAGCTGCCCCTGCTGCTCACCAAGCTATCGGGCAAGCAGCGTGCGCAGAACGCCGCGATCGCCTTGCAACTGGTCGGCCTGGCCGACCGTGCCACGCACAAGCCGTCGGAACTCTCGGGCGGCCAGCAGCAGCGCGTCGCCATTGCGCGGGCCATCGTCTCAGACCCCACCTTGCTGGTGTGCGACGAACCCACGGGTGACCTCGATCGCCAGTCCGCGGAAGACATCCTGGGCTTGCTGCGCGAGCTGAACCGCGAACATGGCAAGACCATCGTGATGGTGACCCATGACCCGAAGGCGGCCGACTACGCCAACCACACCCTGCATCTCGACAAGGGCAGCCTTGTCGAGCAGGCCACGGCGTAA
- the mscL gene encoding large-conductance mechanosensitive channel protein MscL translates to MGMIAEFKKFALRGNVIDLAVGVVIGAAFGKIVTSLVDNIIMPPIGMLIGGIDFSDWKWVLKPADAVAKKAEVAIQYGVFINVLIQFLIVAIAIFLVVKAINKLTRHEDAPAATPPDVVVLQEIRDLLKQQRNP, encoded by the coding sequence ATGGGCATGATTGCGGAATTCAAGAAGTTCGCCCTGCGCGGCAACGTGATCGACCTGGCCGTAGGTGTGGTGATCGGCGCCGCCTTCGGCAAGATCGTGACGTCGCTCGTGGACAACATCATCATGCCGCCCATCGGCATGCTGATCGGCGGTATCGATTTCTCGGACTGGAAGTGGGTGCTTAAGCCCGCCGATGCCGTGGCGAAGAAGGCGGAAGTCGCGATCCAGTACGGCGTGTTCATCAACGTGCTGATCCAGTTCCTCATCGTCGCCATCGCGATCTTCCTGGTCGTCAAGGCGATCAATAAGCTCACCCGCCACGAAGACGCCCCGGCCGCCACGCCGCCGGACGTAGTTGTCCTGCAGGAAATCCGCGACCTGCTGAAGCAGCAGCGGAACCCGTAA
- a CDS encoding fumarylacetoacetate hydrolase family protein has product MNTVIPQPAQPSLPVTGQSGRFPIRRIFCIGRNYADHAKEMGASVDKANPMFFTKPADAVVTDGADVPYPTATSDLHHEVEMVVALGAGGANLTPDAASKLVWGYAVGLDLTRRDLQAQAKAKGAPWDVAKAFDHSAPVSALVPASEAHPTAATQITLEVNGQVRQHATLGDMVLDVGEILAALSTLFELKAGDLIFTGTPAGVSALQRGDTFRATLEGIVAFEGRIS; this is encoded by the coding sequence ATGAATACCGTCATCCCCCAGCCGGCACAGCCGAGCCTCCCCGTCACCGGCCAGTCCGGTCGTTTCCCCATCCGCCGCATCTTCTGCATCGGCCGCAATTACGCGGACCATGCGAAGGAGATGGGCGCCAGCGTCGACAAGGCGAACCCCATGTTCTTCACCAAGCCGGCCGATGCCGTGGTGACGGACGGCGCGGACGTGCCCTACCCGACCGCCACCAGCGACCTGCACCACGAAGTGGAGATGGTCGTGGCGCTGGGCGCCGGTGGTGCCAACCTTACGCCGGATGCCGCCAGCAAGCTCGTCTGGGGCTATGCCGTAGGCCTGGACCTCACCCGTCGCGACCTGCAGGCGCAGGCCAAGGCCAAGGGCGCGCCCTGGGATGTCGCCAAGGCCTTCGATCATTCCGCCCCCGTCTCCGCGCTGGTGCCGGCCAGCGAAGCCCACCCCACCGCGGCGACGCAGATCACGCTGGAAGTGAACGGTCAGGTACGCCAGCACGCCACCCTGGGCGATATGGTGCTGGACGTGGGCGAGATCCTCGCGGCACTCTCCACCCTGTTCGAGCTGAAAGCAGGCGACCTCATCTTCACCGGCACGCCGGCGGGTGTATCAGCCTTGCAACGCGGTGATACGTTCCGCGCCACGCTGGAAGGCATCGTGGCCTTTGAAGGCCGCATTTCGTGA